From a region of the Chitinophagales bacterium genome:
- a CDS encoding DUF4407 domain-containing protein translates to MKQAAYQFLIWCSGSNPDVLAKCPRSEHIKHAGYGVLVLIPAVLACFTMTYAISTFVEEWYIYLSAGLCWSVIIFFADRFLVSSFRKANNLRKPGTNQRDIAVKNLLHDFFSFSFLSRFVLAAFIGVGIAHPFTLLYFHKDIEQMMAANKVLAENTIRDDYDKKSLALKDALTAKEDAVECLRKLLIYEQSDVKINTDCGSTSGIPGYKKRAATISQQLMQTEQELLVLQRQDSINKHAAELMKEEALKKYDHTFSNGYIARENALVQLENMPGSNARSVRYFLIAFLVLIDTLAVSWKAFAKRGPYDDYLHVMEDNVSVETQLQLLQNQYTLDSNAAAIWKTTV, encoded by the coding sequence ATGAAACAAGCTGCTTATCAGTTCCTGATCTGGTGCTCCGGCTCCAACCCCGATGTGCTGGCAAAGTGTCCGCGCTCTGAACATATCAAACATGCAGGTTATGGTGTTTTAGTGCTCATCCCTGCAGTGTTGGCGTGTTTCACCATGACCTATGCTATTTCAACATTTGTAGAGGAATGGTACATCTATTTATCTGCGGGCTTATGCTGGTCGGTTATTATTTTCTTCGCCGACCGGTTTCTCGTTTCATCATTCCGAAAGGCCAATAATCTTCGCAAGCCAGGCACCAATCAACGCGACATTGCGGTAAAAAACCTGTTGCATGATTTCTTTTCTTTTTCCTTCCTCAGTCGTTTTGTACTGGCAGCTTTTATCGGCGTGGGCATTGCACATCCCTTTACATTGCTTTATTTTCATAAAGATATTGAGCAGATGATGGCTGCGAATAAAGTGCTGGCAGAGAATACCATCCGAGATGACTATGACAAGAAATCGCTGGCACTGAAAGATGCACTGACAGCAAAAGAAGATGCTGTTGAATGCCTGCGAAAGCTGCTGATATACGAACAATCGGATGTAAAAATCAATACAGACTGCGGCTCCACCTCCGGCATTCCGGGTTATAAAAAACGTGCTGCAACCATCAGTCAGCAACTTATGCAAACCGAGCAGGAATTGCTTGTACTACAGCGGCAGGACAGTATCAACAAACATGCTGCTGAACTTATGAAGGAAGAAGCACTAAAGAAATACGATCATACATTCAGCAATGGCTATATCGCGCGTGAAAATGCGCTAGTGCAACTGGAAAACATGCCGGGCTCCAATGCAAGGTCTGTCCGGTATTTCCTGATTGCTTTTCTCGTCTTGATTGACACACTGGCCGTTTCCTGGAAGGCATTTGCCAAACGAGGACCGTATGATGATTATCTGCACGTAATGGAAGATAATGTGTCTGTTGAAACACAATTACAGCTTTTGCAGAATCAATATACATTGGATAGCAATGCCGCTGCAATCTGGAAAACGACAGTTTAA
- a CDS encoding RNA-binding S4 domain-containing protein, with protein MDTFKIRTDYIKLNQLLKLMGWCTSGAEANMAIENRLVMVNGIVETRKRNKILPSFKVSYLDKSVLIE; from the coding sequence ATGGATACTTTTAAAATCAGGACCGATTATATTAAACTGAATCAGCTGCTCAAGCTGATGGGCTGGTGCACATCCGGCGCTGAAGCTAATATGGCCATTGAAAACAGACTCGTGATGGTGAATGGCATAGTAGAAACCAGAAAGAGAAATAAGATTCTCCCGTCATTTAAGGTATCATACCTGGATAAGTCGGTATTGATTGAGTAA
- a CDS encoding glucose-1-phosphate adenylyltransferase, producing MQQERVLAVILGGGAGTRLSPLTTYRSKPAVPIAGKYRLVDIPVSNCINSGIQRMFVLTQFNSASLNKHIKNTYHFSAFSKAFVDILAAEQTPDNPRWFMGTADAVRQSLHHLNNNDYEYVLILSGDQLYQMNFMEMLDYHEKMGAEISIATIPVNDRDAPEYGIMKTSADGFIDSFIEKPRKELLPAWSSEVSDSMKSRGRNYLASMGIYVFNKKTLIELLEDKMDATDFGKEIIPQSIGSYKMLSYQYEGYWTDIGNIRSFFEANLALTDEIPEFNLFDNKNVIYTHARMLPPAKISGTTLNASIIAEGSIVRAAKIDRSIIGIRSRIGEGSVIVNSYIIGNDAFQTLESINASISKNIPIVGIGDRCYIQNTIIDKDCFIGNDVHIKGGSHLPDMETEILTVKDGIVVVKKGSIVPDSFGLG from the coding sequence ATGCAACAAGAAAGAGTGCTGGCTGTCATCCTCGGTGGTGGTGCGGGAACGCGTTTGTCGCCGCTGACGACTTACCGGTCTAAACCCGCAGTGCCGATTGCAGGCAAATACAGGCTGGTGGATATTCCGGTTTCAAACTGTATTAACTCCGGTATTCAGCGGATGTTTGTGCTTACACAGTTTAATTCGGCTTCATTAAACAAGCATATTAAAAACACTTATCACTTCAGTGCATTCAGCAAGGCCTTTGTTGATATACTTGCGGCTGAACAAACTCCTGATAATCCGCGATGGTTTATGGGAACAGCCGATGCTGTGCGTCAATCGCTTCACCACCTGAATAACAATGATTACGAATATGTACTGATCCTTTCCGGAGATCAGCTGTACCAGATGAATTTCATGGAGATGCTCGATTATCATGAAAAAATGGGAGCGGAAATCTCTATTGCCACTATTCCGGTAAATGACAGAGATGCACCTGAATACGGAATCATGAAAACCTCCGCTGACGGATTCATTGATTCATTCATTGAAAAGCCGAGGAAAGAACTGCTGCCGGCATGGTCGTCGGAAGTGAGTGACAGTATGAAAAGCAGAGGCAGGAATTACCTTGCTTCCATGGGCATTTATGTCTTTAATAAAAAAACACTGATTGAATTGCTGGAAGATAAGATGGATGCCACCGACTTCGGCAAAGAGATTATTCCGCAGTCGATCGGTAGTTATAAAATGCTCAGCTATCAGTATGAGGGCTATTGGACTGATATCGGAAACATAAGATCCTTTTTTGAAGCCAACCTCGCACTTACAGATGAGATTCCTGAATTCAATCTCTTCGATAATAAAAATGTGATATACACGCATGCAAGGATGCTGCCACCGGCAAAAATTTCAGGTACAACACTGAATGCTTCAATCATCGCCGAAGGGAGCATTGTGCGCGCTGCAAAGATCGACCGGTCTATTATCGGCATACGGTCACGCATTGGGGAAGGAAGTGTAATTGTGAACAGTTATATCATTGGCAACGATGCTTTTCAGACACTGGAATCCATTAATGCTTCCATCAGTAAGAATATTCCCATTGTAGGTATCGGTGACCGTTGTTACATACAGAATACCATTATTGACAAGGATTGCTTCATCGGCAATGATGTGCATATAAAAGGCGGCAGCCACCTGCCTGATATGGAAACAGAAATCCTGACGGTGAAAGATGGCATCGTGGTGGTTAAAAAAGGCTCTATCGTGCCCGACAGTTTTGGGCTTGGCTGA
- a CDS encoding alanine:cation symporter family protein produces MESMEAIVHAINSVIWSNALIFLLLLTGIYFSVRMRFFQVRMIKDMVRLMVQSNASTAGISSFQALSVSLSGRVGTGNIAGVATAIYLGGPGAVFWMWAVAFLGSGSAFIESALGQIYKRKENNEYRGGPAYYIERGFKNKRIGKIYATVFAVATILACGLLLPGVQSNSIAAGLNSAFSMNYAYSGILLAVLLGLIIFGGIKMIANVAQFVVPFMAIAYIGTAIVILIINYDKVPGIFALIFSSAFGLQATYSGIIGTMITIGVKRGVYSNEAGQGTGPHPAAAAEASHPAKQGLVQAFSVYIDTLFVCSATAFMILITGTYNVKGPGDALIVDNGIYYEQNGEKHMDGSPTYTQAAIDRAFSKGQQTFHPEFVGTGSYFVAIALFFFAFTTLMAYYYIAETNVAYLSRKRGRPLLMFLLKISIMAAVFVGCVRTATIAWDLGDMGVGIMAWLNVLAIIILEKPALKAFRDYERQKKAGKDPVFDPVALEIHDADFWEKEYGKES; encoded by the coding sequence ATGGAAAGTATGGAAGCTATAGTGCATGCTATAAATTCAGTAATCTGGAGTAATGCTCTTATTTTCCTGTTACTGTTAACAGGAATATACTTCTCGGTCAGGATGCGTTTTTTCCAGGTAAGAATGATCAAAGATATGGTACGCTTAATGGTGCAGAGCAATGCTTCAACAGCAGGCATTTCTTCGTTCCAGGCATTATCGGTTTCATTATCAGGCCGCGTTGGAACCGGTAACATTGCAGGTGTTGCCACTGCCATTTATCTCGGCGGACCCGGCGCGGTTTTTTGGATGTGGGCAGTGGCATTCTTAGGGTCAGGTTCGGCATTTATTGAATCTGCTCTTGGACAGATTTATAAACGCAAAGAGAATAATGAGTACCGCGGAGGTCCGGCATACTACATCGAAAGGGGCTTTAAGAATAAGCGTATTGGAAAAATTTATGCTACGGTCTTTGCTGTAGCCACAATTCTTGCCTGCGGCTTGCTGCTTCCGGGTGTTCAATCAAACAGCATCGCAGCTGGACTAAACAGTGCATTTAGCATGAACTATGCTTACTCCGGAATCCTGCTTGCTGTACTGCTCGGGTTGATCATATTTGGCGGAATTAAAATGATTGCCAATGTGGCTCAGTTCGTGGTGCCATTTATGGCAATTGCGTACATCGGCACAGCCATAGTTATCCTCATCATAAATTATGATAAAGTGCCCGGCATCTTTGCTTTGATTTTCTCCAGTGCTTTCGGCCTTCAGGCCACCTACAGTGGCATCATTGGTACCATGATCACAATCGGCGTCAAGCGCGGCGTTTACAGCAATGAAGCAGGACAAGGCACCGGGCCACATCCGGCAGCAGCTGCTGAAGCGTCGCATCCTGCAAAGCAAGGCCTGGTACAGGCTTTTTCCGTTTATATTGATACCCTGTTTGTTTGTTCGGCAACAGCCTTTATGATCCTGATAACAGGGACGTACAATGTAAAAGGTCCGGGAGATGCACTGATAGTTGATAATGGTATCTATTACGAACAAAATGGTGAGAAGCATATGGATGGCAGCCCGACCTATACACAGGCGGCCATTGATCGTGCTTTCAGCAAGGGACAACAAACCTTTCACCCTGAATTTGTTGGCACGGGTAGTTATTTTGTAGCGATTGCCTTGTTCTTTTTTGCCTTCACCACGCTCATGGCATATTATTATATCGCTGAAACCAACGTCGCTTACCTTTCCAGAAAAAGAGGAAGACCGCTGCTGATGTTTTTACTGAAGATATCCATTATGGCAGCTGTCTTCGTAGGGTGTGTGCGCACCGCAACCATTGCCTGGGATTTGGGCGATATGGGCGTAGGCATCATGGCCTGGCTGAATGTGCTGGCGATTATTATTCTTGAAAAACCAGCGCTGAAGGCCTTCAGGGACTATGAACGTCAGAAGAAAGCCGGCAAAGATCCAGTTTTTGACCCGGTCGCTTTGGAAATTCATGATGCTGATTTCTGGGAAAAAGAATATGGAAAGGAATCTTAG
- a CDS encoding RNA polymerase sigma factor, producing MTPQEYNKCVDQFADRVYRFILKNTRNSDDAQDVVQNAFEILWKNHENVDFMKSRSYLFTVAYHNMIDQFRKRKNEADLTEEHEQVQGRSSQFTGAKDALELGLSKLPEMQKNVILLRDYEGYSYEEIGEITGLNESQVKVYIFRARTALKNFLVTPENAI from the coding sequence ATGACACCGCAGGAATACAATAAATGTGTGGATCAGTTTGCTGATCGTGTGTATCGTTTCATCTTGAAAAATACACGCAACAGCGATGACGCACAGGATGTTGTGCAAAATGCATTTGAAATTCTGTGGAAAAATCATGAGAACGTTGATTTTATGAAAAGTCGATCCTATTTGTTTACAGTCGCTTACCACAATATGATTGACCAGTTCAGGAAAAGGAAGAATGAGGCGGACCTGACCGAAGAACATGAGCAGGTGCAGGGCAGAAGCAGTCAGTTTACGGGAGCAAAGGACGCACTGGAACTCGGATTATCGAAACTGCCGGAAATGCAGAAAAATGTCATCCTGCTGCGCGATTATGAAGGATACAGTTATGAAGAGATTGGCGAGATAACAGGATTGAATGAATCACAGGTGAAGGTGTACATATTTCGTGCACGCACCGCTTTGAAAAACTTTTTAGTTACACCGGAAAATGCGATCTGA
- a CDS encoding glycogen/starch synthase yields the protein MYILHVSAECYPAAKVGGLGDVAGALPKYLNKTGATASVVIPHYHNKFFREHSWENVAAGAFYLGTIEYRYNILKERSGMLGFDLFIAEIPGLLDEELPYGYENDMRRHLGFQICVVDWISHQPNKPDVVHCHDHPTGLIPFMMDYCNNYRHLSEIKTVFTIHSAQYQGQFGLDKTYLIPPFDEWKRGMLEWNDMVNPLACAIKCCWRFTTVSPSYLAELRQSALGIEQLITDEQQKSRGILNGIDADVWNAQTDEWIEQTFDAATVTDGKMANKRALCDSFQLNPQLPLIVFIGRLVGDKGGDLLSDALRQTVMRLNREVSFLVLGSGVSEYENALNALKTDLPENFNCYIGYHEKLAHLLYAGADFLLMPSRVEPCGLNQLYALRYGTIPLVRSTGGLKDTVTDIAEPDGFGIRFEQATVASVDVAVERALTLYRNAPEMEKIRKRIMLFDHSWDHAAYVYLELYRSMEG from the coding sequence ATGTACATTTTACACGTAAGCGCAGAGTGCTATCCTGCAGCCAAGGTTGGTGGATTGGGTGATGTGGCCGGCGCTTTGCCAAAATACCTGAATAAAACCGGTGCAACTGCCAGCGTGGTGATACCACATTATCACAATAAGTTTTTCAGGGAACATAGCTGGGAAAACGTTGCCGCTGGTGCATTTTACCTTGGAACCATTGAATACAGGTATAACATTTTAAAAGAACGCTCAGGCATGCTGGGGTTCGACCTGTTTATTGCCGAAATTCCCGGACTGCTTGATGAAGAGCTGCCTTATGGATATGAAAATGATATGCGCAGGCACCTCGGTTTTCAAATCTGTGTGGTTGACTGGATCAGCCATCAGCCGAATAAGCCTGATGTGGTGCATTGTCATGATCACCCTACGGGGCTCATCCCATTTATGATGGATTACTGTAACAACTACCGCCATCTGAGCGAGATTAAGACCGTTTTCACGATTCACAGTGCGCAATACCAGGGGCAGTTTGGACTTGATAAAACGTACCTCATCCCGCCTTTCGATGAATGGAAACGTGGCATGCTGGAATGGAATGACATGGTAAACCCGCTGGCCTGTGCCATTAAATGTTGCTGGAGGTTCACAACCGTTTCCCCAAGTTATCTGGCGGAGCTGAGGCAAAGTGCCTTAGGTATCGAACAACTTATAACCGATGAACAACAAAAGTCAAGAGGTATTCTGAATGGTATCGACGCAGATGTATGGAATGCACAGACTGACGAATGGATTGAACAGACATTCGATGCTGCTACCGTAACGGATGGTAAGATGGCGAATAAGCGGGCGCTCTGCGATTCATTTCAGTTGAATCCGCAACTTCCACTAATCGTTTTTATTGGTCGCCTGGTGGGCGATAAGGGAGGAGATTTACTGTCTGATGCCCTCCGCCAAACTGTAATGAGGTTAAACAGGGAAGTGAGCTTTCTGGTTTTAGGAAGCGGTGTTAGTGAGTATGAGAATGCTTTGAATGCCTTGAAAACCGATCTTCCTGAGAACTTCAATTGTTATATCGGCTACCATGAAAAACTTGCGCATCTCCTGTATGCAGGTGCCGACTTTCTGCTCATGCCTTCGAGGGTAGAGCCCTGCGGGCTCAATCAGCTGTATGCACTGCGATATGGTACCATACCGTTGGTGCGAAGCACGGGCGGACTGAAAGATACAGTAACAGACATTGCGGAGCCGGATGGATTCGGAATCAGATTTGAGCAGGCAACAGTGGCATCTGTTGATGTAGCTGTCGAAAGAGCGCTTACACTTTACAGGAATGCCCCGGAGATGGAAAAGATCAGAAAAAGGATTATGCTTTTTGATCATTCATGGGATCATGCAGCATATGTATATCTCGAACTATACCGATCAATGGAAGGATAG